A window from Moritella yayanosii encodes these proteins:
- the brxL gene encoding BREX system Lon protease-like protein BrxL yields the protein MSDLNQKICDVFAGLVVRKDLVKTVKGNAIVPSYVLEYLLGQYCATSDEASIESGIQTVKEILAKHYVHRNEAGLIRSTIKEKGRHKVIDKVSVALNDKKDVYEMTFSNLGIKKVLVDSGTIKKHPKLLVGGVWCIADVEYDHTEDKDASPWILSTIKPIQMSHFDHESFLESRCKFNLNEWIDLLIQSIGFNPDFFGRRSKLMQLVRLIPFCERNYNLIELGPKGTGKSHIYSEFSPHGILISGGEVTVPKLFVNNSSGKLGLVGYWDTVAFDEFAGKQKRVDKALVDIMKNYMANKSFSRGVEMLGADASMAFIGNTEHSLPYMLKHSDLFDALPEKFYDSAFLDRLHFYIPGWEIDIIRGEMFSNGYGFVVDYLAEVLRHLRNQDYSDQYAEYFSISSQISTRDRDGIHKTFSGLMKILFPQGGATKTEIEEILKFSMEGRKRVKDQLFRIDNTYADVNFYYSDKTGNEIAVKTLEELQYPNYFNQTVGEVTDIGMPESEMTSADISTEPLNKADDDIVKDSMLTEQHLTFVENQRGIGYDELFGPYLKGARHITITDPYIRLFYQAKNLMELLETIVKQKSEDEEIVVSLVTVEDEFKGEQQRDYFDKIQSAMFAVGIKFSYSFDTTRIQHARHIVTDTGWKISLDRGLDIFQNYDVNDAFSLSTRLQKHRPCKAFEVTFIKIV from the coding sequence ATGAGTGATCTTAACCAAAAAATTTGTGATGTGTTTGCTGGTCTTGTTGTTAGAAAAGACTTAGTAAAAACCGTTAAAGGCAACGCCATTGTTCCTTCTTATGTGTTGGAATATTTGTTAGGGCAATATTGTGCTACTAGCGACGAAGCGAGTATCGAGTCTGGTATTCAAACCGTGAAAGAAATTTTGGCGAAGCACTATGTCCATCGTAACGAAGCCGGTTTAATACGTTCTACTATTAAAGAGAAAGGTCGTCATAAGGTTATCGATAAAGTCAGTGTGGCACTAAACGATAAGAAAGATGTCTACGAAATGACATTTTCTAACCTGGGCATTAAAAAAGTTTTAGTTGATTCAGGCACGATAAAAAAACACCCTAAATTATTGGTCGGTGGAGTGTGGTGTATTGCCGATGTTGAATACGACCATACTGAAGATAAAGACGCTAGCCCGTGGATTTTGAGCACGATTAAACCTATTCAAATGTCTCATTTTGATCACGAGAGTTTTCTTGAATCGCGTTGTAAATTTAACTTAAATGAGTGGATAGATCTATTAATTCAAAGTATTGGTTTTAATCCTGACTTTTTTGGCCGCCGAAGTAAGCTAATGCAGTTGGTTCGCTTAATTCCTTTTTGTGAACGTAACTATAACTTAATTGAACTTGGACCTAAAGGTACCGGAAAGTCTCATATATATTCTGAATTTTCACCTCACGGAATACTCATTTCTGGCGGTGAAGTTACCGTACCAAAGCTGTTTGTAAACAACTCGTCAGGAAAGTTAGGCTTAGTTGGGTATTGGGATACCGTCGCATTTGATGAGTTTGCAGGCAAACAAAAACGTGTTGATAAAGCCTTAGTTGATATCATGAAAAACTATATGGCAAATAAGTCATTTTCACGTGGTGTTGAAATGCTAGGTGCCGATGCTTCTATGGCATTTATTGGTAATACAGAACACAGCCTGCCTTACATGTTAAAACATTCTGATTTATTTGATGCTTTGCCTGAAAAATTTTATGACTCTGCATTTTTAGACCGTCTTCATTTCTATATTCCTGGTTGGGAAATTGACATTATTCGTGGTGAAATGTTCTCTAATGGTTATGGCTTTGTTGTTGATTATCTTGCTGAGGTACTTCGTCATTTAAGGAATCAAGATTATTCAGATCAATACGCTGAATATTTTTCTATATCTTCACAAATATCAACACGCGATCGTGATGGCATACACAAAACGTTTTCTGGCTTAATGAAAATATTATTTCCGCAAGGTGGCGCAACAAAAACTGAAATTGAAGAAATACTGAAGTTCTCAATGGAAGGTCGTAAACGAGTAAAAGATCAATTATTTAGGATTGATAATACTTATGCTGATGTTAACTTTTATTATAGTGATAAGACTGGTAATGAGATTGCGGTTAAGACGTTAGAAGAATTACAGTACCCAAATTATTTCAATCAAACCGTAGGTGAAGTTACTGACATAGGCATGCCAGAGTCAGAGATGACTTCAGCAGATATAAGCACTGAGCCACTAAACAAAGCCGATGATGACATTGTTAAGGATTCGATGCTAACGGAACAACATCTTACTTTTGTAGAGAATCAGCGTGGTATTGGTTATGACGAATTATTTGGACCTTATTTAAAAGGTGCACGGCATATCACAATAACTGATCCATATATTCGCTTATTTTATCAGGCAAAGAATTTAATGGAGTTATTAGAAACGATTGTTAAACAAAAATCTGAGGATGAAGAAATAGTTGTTAGTTTGGTCACTGTAGAAGATGAATTTAAAGGTGAACAACAGCGAGACTACTTTGATAAAATTCAAAGTGCCATGTTCGCCGTGGGTATTAAATTTTCCTATTCATTTGATACAACAAGAATCCAACATGCAAGGCATATTGTTACCGATACAGGTTGGAAAATCTCATTGGATCGAGGGTTAGATATTTTTCAAAATTATGACGTTAATGATGCGTTTAGTTTATCTACTAGATTACAGAAACATCGCCCTTGCAAGGCGTTTGAAGTGACGTTTATTAAAATAGTTTAG
- the pglZ gene encoding BREX-1 system phosphatase PglZ type A, which produces MTSRISVALERLFAKHRIVFWYDEKQELRDDFESLALDNIEKLEITNNEFSLKYKVLREFPKQQFLLYKEAKQPEPLQNWLLDVELAHTFFRTDQVAIWLAEMELPNEFTELVELHSAFFGSQANTQKEKSDAEQRKQALKPLLSTDDTLSQVRFKMLAVAAGATQQGDARLDVVLELLFRDLSKGRNSTYQLIEQCKLESFLWQQVANHYGYESDTPSMKDFVFELFKYCYVAELDSGLHGVSADDDSIKSQHLNNNALVFFKRWKDSRLYQSDFETLSAQCETVLNIEADLQNRDLQEILALDYFKVIDQKVIHELVISVAKRTLSQGEVALCCRQRRQGHWYSEFEHLYDAVDVASQFFALLENVQLDMASATEAVQRYTQHWFKLDQLYRKYVYALKVSSQNTLLSTLTEQIENLYINKYLQPLSNSWQQHVDDMDSWQVSDVVPQNKFFSRWVQPYLTKKHKICVIISDAFRYEAGEEMVSRIRQEDRYHAELSHALSSMPSYTQLGMASLLPQDKDMPLQLADNNTATIFMGEQSTQGTDNRDKILKTILGERAGAVQAKSLLEMTQVQSRELLKAHDVLYIYHNRIDHVGDKMQSEGEAFEATEKTFADLLKIIKKLANANANNLLITADHGFIYQNSTLEESDFLSKDVTGEILYNDRRFVLGKGLSCSNALKRFTAKQLGLAGDVEAVIPKGIQRLRLSGSGSRFVHGGASLQEVIVPVIKIKKKRTSDTRMVEVDILRGSSSVITSGQLSVTLYQIEAVTDKTQPRSLRAGMYSETGKLISDRHNVVFDFSAENPRERELKLRFLLNHDADAANNQEVILKLEEAVAGTNLFSEYKTLRYTIRRSFTTDFDF; this is translated from the coding sequence GTATTGTATTTTGGTACGATGAAAAACAAGAACTCCGTGATGATTTTGAGTCACTAGCGCTTGATAATATTGAAAAGTTAGAGATTACCAATAATGAATTCAGTCTAAAATACAAAGTACTGCGAGAATTCCCGAAACAACAATTTTTATTATATAAAGAAGCTAAACAACCCGAGCCATTACAAAACTGGTTGTTAGATGTAGAACTTGCCCATACGTTTTTTAGAACTGACCAGGTGGCTATTTGGTTAGCTGAAATGGAGCTGCCGAATGAGTTTACTGAATTGGTGGAATTACATTCGGCATTTTTTGGTAGCCAGGCTAATACTCAAAAAGAAAAATCAGATGCTGAACAGCGTAAGCAAGCACTGAAACCGTTATTGTCGACTGATGATACCTTGAGTCAAGTGCGTTTTAAAATGCTGGCTGTTGCTGCGGGTGCAACCCAACAAGGTGATGCACGGTTAGATGTGGTATTAGAATTGCTGTTTAGAGACTTGAGTAAGGGCCGTAATAGTACTTACCAGCTCATCGAACAGTGCAAACTCGAATCATTTTTATGGCAGCAAGTGGCAAATCATTATGGTTATGAAAGTGACACGCCCTCAATGAAAGACTTTGTTTTTGAATTATTTAAATATTGTTATGTGGCTGAACTTGATTCTGGTTTGCATGGCGTTAGTGCTGACGATGATTCAATAAAGTCTCAGCATTTAAATAACAATGCGTTAGTGTTTTTCAAACGATGGAAAGATAGCAGACTTTATCAAAGTGATTTTGAAACGCTTTCAGCTCAATGTGAAACGGTATTAAATATTGAAGCTGATTTACAAAATAGAGATTTACAAGAAATTTTGGCGCTTGATTATTTTAAAGTTATCGATCAAAAAGTGATCCATGAGCTAGTGATTAGCGTAGCGAAACGAACACTGTCGCAGGGAGAAGTAGCCCTATGCTGTCGTCAGCGTCGTCAAGGTCATTGGTATAGTGAATTTGAGCATTTATATGATGCCGTTGATGTTGCTAGTCAATTCTTTGCTCTGCTTGAAAACGTTCAACTTGATATGGCATCAGCAACCGAAGCCGTACAACGGTACACCCAGCATTGGTTTAAGCTGGATCAGTTATATCGGAAGTATGTGTATGCGCTTAAGGTATCGTCACAGAATACTCTGTTAAGCACCTTAACTGAACAAATTGAAAATTTATATATTAATAAGTATTTACAACCATTAAGTAATTCATGGCAACAACATGTTGATGACATGGATTCATGGCAAGTGAGTGATGTTGTACCACAAAACAAATTTTTCAGTCGTTGGGTTCAACCGTATTTGACCAAAAAACACAAAATTTGCGTGATCATATCCGATGCATTTCGCTATGAAGCAGGTGAAGAAATGGTGAGCCGAATTCGTCAGGAAGATCGTTACCATGCCGAGCTTAGTCATGCACTGTCATCAATGCCAAGTTATACGCAGTTAGGCATGGCATCGCTGCTCCCGCAAGATAAAGACATGCCTTTGCAGTTAGCCGACAATAACACTGCGACCATTTTTATGGGAGAGCAATCAACTCAAGGCACCGACAACAGAGACAAAATATTAAAGACCATACTGGGTGAACGTGCCGGGGCAGTTCAAGCAAAATCATTATTAGAGATGACACAAGTGCAAAGTCGTGAGCTATTAAAAGCGCATGATGTTTTATATATTTATCACAATAGAATTGACCACGTCGGTGATAAAATGCAGTCAGAAGGTGAAGCCTTTGAAGCGACAGAAAAAACCTTTGCTGATTTATTAAAGATTATTAAAAAATTAGCCAATGCTAACGCAAATAATTTATTGATCACGGCTGATCATGGTTTTATTTATCAAAATAGTACATTAGAGGAAAGTGACTTTTTATCGAAAGATGTAACTGGCGAAATTCTCTATAACGACCGCCGATTTGTGCTTGGTAAAGGATTAAGTTGTAGTAATGCACTAAAACGATTTACAGCAAAACAATTAGGTTTAGCAGGCGATGTGGAAGCTGTAATCCCCAAAGGTATTCAGCGTTTACGTTTAAGTGGTTCTGGCAGCCGTTTTGTACATGGTGGAGCATCGCTTCAAGAAGTGATTGTGCCAGTCATCAAAATAAAGAAAAAGCGCACTAGTGATACCCGAATGGTTGAGGTTGATATTCTGCGTGGCAGTTCAAGTGTTATCACTTCAGGTCAACTATCTGTTACGTTATATCAAATCGAGGCTGTGACCGATAAAACTCAGCCGAGGAGCCTTCGTGCCGGTATGTATAGTGAAACCGGAAAATTGATTTCAGATAGACATAATGTTGTATTTGATTTTTCGGCTGAAAACCCTCGTGAACGAGAGCTTAAACTACGATTTTTACTTAACCACGACGCTGATGCGGCCAATAACCAAGAAGTGATATTAAAGTTAGAAGAGGCTGTTGCGGGTACTAATCTATTTAGTGAGTACAAGACGTTGCGATATACCATTCGTCGTTCTTTTACTACCGACTTTGATTTTTAA